The following coding sequences lie in one Bacillota bacterium genomic window:
- the folE2 gene encoding GTP cyclohydrolase FolE2: MQDVQNRPDARGIDIQKVGVKNVHLPLLIATREGGHQSVLGSVALSVRLPMRFKGTHMSRFIEILLPWSKKAISNTEIRSILNDTCSALSARHAEVSLRFKYFVTKAAPVSGKESVLDYNCEFVGRVEDGRHAFTMGVEVPVTSCCPCSKEISDFGAHNQRTMVRARVRFSGRGFLWLEDLIDLLEAQGSCEIFPLLKREDEKYVTEAAYQNPKFVEDILRDVVLALRAEPRVRWFEIECESHESIHNHSAFGSHVEDKRMV, encoded by the coding sequence ATGCAAGACGTTCAGAACCGCCCGGACGCCCGGGGAATCGACATACAGAAGGTTGGCGTGAAGAATGTCCACCTGCCGCTCCTGATTGCCACCAGAGAAGGGGGACACCAGTCCGTGCTGGGGTCGGTCGCGCTTTCCGTGCGGCTGCCCATGCGGTTCAAAGGCACCCACATGAGCAGGTTCATTGAGATTCTGCTCCCCTGGAGCAAGAAGGCCATCTCCAACACGGAGATACGGTCGATCCTGAACGACACGTGTAGTGCTCTCTCCGCCCGGCACGCAGAGGTCTCGTTGAGGTTCAAGTACTTTGTGACGAAGGCCGCCCCTGTCAGCGGGAAGGAGAGTGTGCTCGACTACAACTGCGAGTTCGTGGGCAGAGTCGAGGACGGGCGCCACGCTTTCACCATGGGGGTCGAAGTGCCGGTCACATCCTGTTGCCCGTGCAGCAAGGAGATCTCTGACTTCGGCGCCCACAACCAGAGAACGATGGTCAGGGCCAGGGTCAGGTTCTCGGGGCGCGGTTTTCTGTGGCTCGAGGACCTGATCGACCTTCTGGAGGCGCAGGGTAGCTGTGAGATATTTCCCCTGCTCAAGCGGGAGGACGAGAAGTACGTCACTGAGGCCGCATACCAGAACCCGAAGTTCGTCGAGGACATACTGAGAGACGTGGTCCTCGCCCTGCGCGCCGAACCGAGGGTCAGATGGTTCGAAATCGAGTGCGAAAGCCACGAATCCATACACAATCACTCCGCGTTCGGCAGCCACGTGGAAGACAAGAGGATGGTCTAG
- a CDS encoding sugar phosphate nucleotidyltransferase, translated as MRAMLLGAGEGTRLRPITATRPKPMIPVVNRPIMEHILLLLRSHGVREVYSNLYYLADQIESYFGDGSAFGLSLKFKVEEKLPGTAGGVKNLEEHFDDTFIVISGDLLTDFDLSRAVDFHKSRGSVATVLLTRIQNPLEYGVVITGPDGRIQRFLEKPGWSEVFSDTINTGIYILDPKVLDFIPVGQDFDFSRDLFPLLLKERQPLYGYIAEGYWCDVGNIEMYLKAQVDALSGKVKLSIPGEQIAPGIWAGKSAKVSSRADLKGPMVLGENCEIAPGARLREYCVIGDNVIVAPGSFLVRSTVFSNSYVGEGSVASGSIICKNVVLKESARVGEGAVVSDDCILNRSVTVKPGVRVWPGKTIDEAVVLSSSVVWEQRMKRELFHAGSLSGLVNFEFTPEFAVRLGACIGGTLRKGSQVVVSRDSSRTARMMKRAMVAGLSSAGVAVCDLQGVPLPITAYTVKNAGFNGGIHTQTSLFNYETLDIKVFDKDGLVLSRDDERKIETLLAREDPRRTSAREIGGISYSPRAVDIYTEDCLSRIDRERTKAHRIKLVLDCGFGLAGGILPYTLVSLGAEVTSMNAIAQETKMPKSDREFKESLDQLGLIVRTIGADFGVMIDSQGSKMWVADDTGRVLTDLELAYLFALLTVRSGPARGVTIPSHAPSMFHRSLAANGATVYRSKSHVRNLADLGRTSTSAIAVDCDGGFIFPSLHNSFDAIFGTARLLELVASDSAPVSQLLQLVPEHHFLRDVLPCPWEYKGQVMRELLTRPEDPSIDTFDGYKKGSEDAWFMVLPDPTRPSFTIYGEGRTKAEAEQMLTLAKKELATLMPQ; from the coding sequence ATGAGAGCGATGCTCTTGGGAGCGGGCGAGGGTACCCGGCTCCGGCCCATCACTGCGACGAGGCCTAAACCGATGATCCCGGTAGTCAACCGTCCCATCATGGAGCATATCCTCCTTCTTCTGAGATCACACGGTGTCCGGGAAGTCTATTCGAACCTCTACTATCTCGCAGACCAGATAGAGTCCTATTTCGGCGACGGATCCGCGTTCGGCTTGTCCCTGAAGTTCAAGGTGGAGGAGAAGCTCCCCGGCACCGCCGGAGGAGTCAAAAACCTCGAGGAGCATTTCGACGACACTTTCATCGTCATAAGCGGTGATCTCCTCACGGACTTCGACCTTTCGAGAGCTGTGGACTTCCACAAGAGCCGGGGCTCCGTGGCCACCGTCCTGCTGACCAGGATCCAGAACCCGCTGGAATATGGAGTGGTGATCACAGGCCCTGACGGCAGGATCCAGCGGTTCCTGGAGAAGCCTGGATGGTCTGAGGTGTTCAGCGACACTATCAACACCGGGATCTACATACTCGACCCAAAGGTGCTGGACTTCATTCCTGTCGGGCAGGATTTCGACTTCAGCCGCGACCTCTTCCCGCTCCTTCTGAAAGAAAGACAGCCGCTCTACGGGTACATCGCAGAGGGCTACTGGTGCGACGTCGGCAATATCGAGATGTACTTGAAGGCCCAGGTAGATGCGTTGAGCGGCAAAGTCAAGCTGTCGATCCCCGGGGAGCAGATAGCCCCGGGGATCTGGGCGGGCAAGTCCGCCAAAGTGAGTTCGAGAGCTGATCTAAAGGGGCCTATGGTACTGGGGGAGAACTGCGAGATCGCTCCGGGTGCGAGGCTTCGCGAGTACTGCGTGATCGGGGACAATGTCATTGTCGCCCCAGGATCGTTCCTGGTCCGGTCCACCGTTTTCAGCAACTCCTATGTGGGCGAGGGCTCCGTGGCGAGTGGCTCGATCATCTGCAAGAACGTAGTGCTCAAGGAGAGCGCCCGCGTGGGAGAGGGCGCGGTGGTCTCGGATGACTGCATTCTGAACCGGTCGGTCACTGTGAAACCCGGAGTCCGTGTCTGGCCCGGGAAGACCATCGACGAGGCAGTGGTCCTGTCCTCGAGCGTCGTGTGGGAGCAGCGAATGAAACGCGAGCTGTTCCACGCAGGCAGCTTGTCAGGCCTCGTGAACTTCGAATTCACGCCGGAGTTTGCCGTGAGGCTCGGGGCGTGCATAGGCGGCACTCTACGCAAGGGGTCCCAGGTAGTGGTGAGCCGGGACTCCAGCCGGACCGCGCGGATGATGAAGCGTGCCATGGTCGCAGGGCTTTCCAGCGCGGGCGTGGCCGTCTGCGATCTGCAGGGCGTGCCCCTCCCGATCACCGCCTACACCGTGAAGAACGCCGGGTTCAACGGTGGTATTCACACCCAGACGTCCCTCTTCAATTACGAGACGTTGGACATCAAGGTCTTCGACAAGGATGGGCTCGTGCTGTCCCGGGACGATGAGCGGAAGATCGAGACCCTCCTCGCCCGCGAAGACCCCAGGCGAACAAGCGCCCGGGAGATCGGAGGCATATCCTATTCGCCCAGGGCGGTGGATATCTACACGGAGGACTGCCTGTCCAGGATCGATCGTGAGCGCACCAAGGCTCATCGTATCAAGCTGGTGCTGGATTGCGGCTTCGGGCTCGCCGGGGGCATACTCCCTTACACGCTTGTCTCGCTGGGCGCCGAGGTGACGAGCATGAACGCCATCGCCCAGGAGACGAAGATGCCCAAGTCCGACCGGGAGTTCAAGGAAAGCCTGGACCAGCTGGGCCTGATAGTCCGCACCATAGGGGCGGACTTCGGGGTGATGATTGACTCCCAGGGTTCTAAGATGTGGGTGGCTGATGACACAGGGCGGGTGCTGACAGACCTTGAACTCGCCTATCTCTTCGCCCTTCTCACGGTGAGGTCTGGGCCGGCCCGTGGCGTGACCATCCCAAGCCACGCTCCGTCCATGTTCCACAGGTCTCTGGCGGCCAACGGGGCCACCGTCTACAGGTCCAAATCCCATGTGCGTAACCTTGCGGATCTGGGCAGGACGAGCACCTCAGCAATCGCCGTGGACTGCGACGGAGGCTTCATCTTCCCCAGCTTGCACAATTCGTTTGACGCCATATTCGGCACCGCCCGGTTGCTCGAACTTGTGGCATCAGACTCCGCTCCCGTCTCCCAGCTCTTACAGCTGGTTCCCGAGCACCATTTTCTCCGGGACGTGCTCCCGTGTCCCTGGGAGTACAAGGGCCAGGTCATGCGCGAGCTTCTGACGCGGCCCGAGGACCCATCCATCGACACGTTCGACGGGTACAAGAAGGGGTCTGAAGATGCGTGGTTCATGGTCCTGCCCGACCCCACCAGGCCATCTTTCACGATATACGGGGAAGGCAGAACGAAAGCCGAGGCCGAGCAGATGCTGACCCTGGCCAAGAAAGAGCTGGCCACGCTGATGCCTCAATGA
- the dpsA gene encoding dipicolinate synthase subunit DpsA: protein MCDLAGLNLCVLGGDLREVELVRALVDHGALVRSFGAPREGMPEGVVLAPSPDEAARGADALILPLSGTDKEGNVRVSREPVRLTREILASLNRGAVVFAGSVCPSVAHECESLGITVVKTGENDELAILNSIPSAEGAILMAIQATPITIHGSNCMVLGMGRTGMTLARMLLGIGATVWAVARKPKDRARAFEMGFIPLDFPDLPGAIKDMDIVFNTVPHMVLDRTLIAVMKKTAAIIDLASAPGGTDFASARELGIHAELAPGLPGKVAPLTAGKILARVVPALIAEAFAARE from the coding sequence ATGTGCGACCTTGCGGGACTGAACCTCTGCGTACTCGGGGGTGACCTGCGGGAAGTCGAGTTGGTCCGCGCACTTGTCGACCACGGCGCGCTGGTGCGAAGCTTTGGCGCACCCCGGGAGGGCATGCCCGAAGGAGTCGTGCTGGCCCCGAGCCCCGACGAGGCGGCACGAGGAGCTGATGCGCTGATCCTTCCGCTTTCCGGGACAGACAAAGAAGGAAACGTCCGCGTCTCGCGCGAGCCGGTGCGGCTGACCCGGGAGATCCTGGCCTCGCTCAACCGAGGCGCGGTAGTCTTCGCGGGATCCGTCTGCCCCTCGGTTGCCCACGAATGCGAGTCGTTAGGCATCACAGTCGTGAAAACGGGAGAAAACGACGAACTGGCCATCTTGAACTCCATCCCTTCTGCCGAGGGCGCCATCCTCATGGCAATCCAGGCTACCCCGATAACCATCCACGGTAGCAACTGCATGGTGTTGGGCATGGGAAGGACGGGGATGACCCTCGCCAGGATGCTTCTGGGCATAGGCGCGACCGTGTGGGCGGTCGCCCGCAAACCGAAGGACCGGGCGCGGGCATTTGAGATGGGATTCATCCCCTTGGACTTCCCGGATCTCCCCGGCGCCATCAAAGACATGGACATAGTCTTCAACACCGTCCCACACATGGTGCTGGACCGCACCCTCATCGCTGTGATGAAGAAGACCGCCGCAATCATCGACCTTGCCTCGGCCCCCGGCGGAACGGACTTCGCGTCCGCCCGCGAGCTCGGCATCCACGCTGAGCTTGCCCCAGGGCTCCCCGGAAAGGTTGCCCCCCTCACCGCAGGCAAGATACTCGCGCGCGTCGTGCCGGCGTTGATCGCCGAAGCTTTCGCTGCCCGCGAGTGA